The following coding sequences lie in one Enterococcus sp. 9E7_DIV0242 genomic window:
- a CDS encoding ROK family protein, translated as MKKISICLDVGGTYIKGALFSNEFKDKYTEIHYYPARSDETKAMILENFDTIFTNLLFEYSESEWIVDTIAIAFPGPFDYEKGISLIKGLGKFNQLYGINLLAELKKIQMKKENEQIRHAAIFFKNDAEAFAFGENHYSKVNRGAYFTIGTGLGSTFIDQQKIVAGARGIPESGMIYDQPFKESIIDDYASARGLEKIIDVYYLDALSGAELYKQAKEGAETARTVFQFFGEYLGQAIKPYISSCKPDEITFGGQISKSFTYFEGGLRKALGKQEQQITLRVSEDTTLRTLEGLFILKEGEKTDEKNY; from the coding sequence ATGAAAAAGATTTCGATCTGTTTAGATGTGGGAGGAACCTATATCAAAGGTGCGCTATTTTCAAATGAATTCAAAGATAAGTACACGGAAATCCATTATTATCCGGCTCGATCAGATGAAACAAAAGCAATGATTTTAGAGAATTTTGACACGATTTTTACGAATTTATTGTTTGAATACAGTGAAAGTGAATGGATAGTAGATACTATTGCTATCGCTTTTCCAGGACCATTTGATTACGAAAAAGGAATTAGTTTGATCAAAGGGTTGGGAAAATTCAATCAACTATACGGAATCAACCTTTTAGCAGAACTAAAAAAAATACAGATGAAAAAAGAAAATGAGCAAATCCGACATGCAGCTATCTTTTTTAAAAATGATGCCGAAGCCTTTGCTTTTGGTGAAAATCACTATTCAAAGGTAAATAGAGGTGCCTATTTTACGATCGGTACAGGATTAGGATCGACCTTTATCGATCAACAGAAAATCGTTGCCGGAGCAAGAGGTATTCCTGAATCGGGAATGATATACGATCAGCCGTTCAAAGAGAGCATCATTGATGATTATGCTTCAGCTAGAGGGCTGGAAAAAATTATTGACGTCTATTATCTCGACGCGTTATCTGGCGCAGAGCTGTACAAACAGGCGAAAGAAGGAGCTGAAACTGCACGAACTGTTTTTCAGTTTTTTGGTGAATATCTGGGTCAGGCAATCAAACCATATATTTCGAGCTGCAAGCCGGATGAAATCACATTTGGAGGACAAATCAGTAAAAGCTTTACTTATTTTGAAGGTGGATTACGAAAGGCTCTTGGAAAACAAGAGCAGCAGATAACGTTGAGAGTCAGTGAAGACACAACCTTAAGAACCTTAGAGGGATTATTTATACTAAAAGAAGGAGAGAAAACCGATGAAAAAAATTACTAA